The Acinetobacter shaoyimingii DNA segment TGGTGGTGCTCAAACATATTCAACGTCTTGAGCCTACAGGTGTTGGAGCTAGAGGCTTAGTTGAATGTTTATTTATTCAAGTTGAACAGTTGCCAAATGACACGGAATATCGTCGAGAAGCATTAATTTTACTCAAGCATTATGAATTATTAATTGCGAATGATTTAAATCGTTTACTCAAACAAAGTGGTTTAAAACAGGACCAGCTCAAACCCACAGTCGAATTGCTCAAAACATTAAAAGCCTATCCAGGTTTGGAGTTTGAAGATAAAGAACAAGATTATCAAATACCTGATGTCGTAGTATCGAAAAAAAATGATACTTGGCATGTTCAACTCAACCCCGATATTTTGCCTAAACTTCGAGTGAATTCTTTTTATGCCAATATGATTCGTCGTGCTGATCCAAGTGATGATAATCAGTATCTGCGTAATCAAATGTTAGAGGCAAAAAACTTTATTAAGAGTGTGGATGAGCGCCATAAAACATTATTAAAAGTAGCCAGTTGTATTGTTGAGCATCAACGTGAGTTTCTTGAGGTTGGTGCAGAAGGCATGAAACCGATGGTGCTTCGTGATGTTGCTGATGAAGTCGAGCTGCATGAATCGACAGTTTCTCGAGTCACCACCAATAAATATTTGCTCACACCTCGTGGATTATTCGAATTGAAATATTTCTTTTCAAGTCATGTGGGCACAACCACAGGTGGCGAGGCATCATCCACTGCCATACGCGCGAAAATTAAAAAACTGATTTCAGAAGAAAATCCACGTAAGCCTTTATCCGACAATTCTTTAGCAAATATACTCAAAGAAGATGGTATTGATGTGGCACGAAGGACGGTCGCAAAATATCGAGAATCGTTACATATTCCTTCATCATCTGATCGAAAAGTCTTGATCTAAAAATTGAAGTGAGATTATTCTAGAGATTCATTATGACAACGTAATGAATCTCTTTTTTATTCTGCGAGGCAAAGCTTTAATGATCACATCAATGATATGACACAGGCTATTTTCGTGGAAAGCATTGTGGATGCAATCGTTTTGGCGCTGTCTTGCTCACTACTTCATGCAGGAGAGGGATAGAATCATGCAAATAACAATTCGCGGACATCATTTAAGTATTACCCCAGCAATTGAAGAAAATATTCGTTTTAAGTTTTCACAGATGACGAAGCACCTCGATCAGGTGAACAGTATGCAAGTGAAACTAAGCAAAGATCATCAAATCGATAAACGATCCAAAAAAGGAAGTGCCAATCATATTGCTGAAGCCATTGTGAGATTGCCAGGAATCGAATTTTTTGCACAAGCTACAGGGGACGATATGTATGCATCAATAAAAAAATTGACAGAAAAAATAAAAAAACAGCTTACACGCTACCGTAAAATGCAGATGAACTTTCAGCCACTTCCCATTTCGTAAACTTTATTAGGGAATTGCTGTAAAAAGAGGTTGAAAGACCTCTTTTTTTTATAGATAAATCGTATCAGTTAATGAATTAATTTACAGAGTTATAGTAAAATACACGGTTTTTACAATTTGATCGTCCAATAAGGGGTCTTTGCAATGAATAGTGAACAGCTCACTGAAATTTTAAAAGCTGCTTTCCCTACTGCTGATGTTGCGGTGAGTGGACAAGGTGGTAAGTTTGACCTCCGTATTGTAGATGATCAATTTGAGGGTAAACGTACGGTTGCCCGTCAACAATCTGTTTATGCTCCTCTCAATGACTATATTAAAAGTGGCGAAGTACACGCAGTGACGATTCGTGCGATGACAAAAGAAGAATGGCGCAAAGCTAGTCTTTTCGGAGCTTAAAGATCTATGGATAAATTTTTAATCACTGGCGGTGTAACGCTACAAGGTGAAGTACGCATTTCTGGTGCAAAAAATGCGGCTTTGCCATTACTCGCAGCCATGATTCTTGCAGATTCTCCTATTACATTGACCAATGTACCTAATCTCAAGGATGTAAATACACTGGTTAAACTGATTAGTGGTTTAGGTGTCACCATGACCTATGAGGGTGACAAAGTGACCGCTGATGTTTCAACTTTAGACAATCAATTCGCGCCTTACGAATTGGTGAAAACCATGCGTGCATCTATTTTGGTATTAGGTCCATTGGTTGCTCGTTATGGCAGTGCAAAAGTGTCTTTACCGGGTGGTTGTGCCATTGGTTCTCGTCCAGTCGATCAGCATTTAAAAGCGCTTGAGGCTTTAGGTGCACACATTGAAGTTGAAAATGGTTATGTACATGCCAAAGTTGACGGCCGCTTAAAAGGTGGTGAAGTTGTCTTTGATATGGTCACTGTTGGTGGTACCGAAAATATTTTGACTGCTGCTGTTTTAGCGGAAGGTGTGACCACTATTCGTAACGCAGCACGTGAACCAGAAATCACAGATCTTGCTAATATGCTTGTGAAAATGGGCGCAAAAATTGAAGGTATCGATACAGACACTCTGGTTGTGACTGGTGTTGAGAGCTTACATGGTTGTGAACATGCAGTTGTAGCAGATCGTATTGAAACAGGTTCATATTTGGCTGCTGCGGCGATTACTGGCGGTAAAATTAAGACTACACATACTGATCCAGCATTGATGGAATCTGTGCTTGAAAAGTTTGAAGAAATGGGCGCGGAAGTGACCCGTGGAGATGACTGGATCGAGCTGGATATGATGGGTAAACGTCCGAAAGCCGTAAGTTTCCGTACATTACCACACCCAGATTTCCCAACAGATATGCAAGCGCAATTGATGGCAGTCAATGCCATTGGTCGTGGTTTTGCAACCATTTCTGAAACGATTTTTGAAAACCGTTTTATGCATGTACCTGAATTGTCACGTATGGGGGCAAACATTCAGGTTGAAGGTAATGATGCAGTTGTTACTGGTGTAGAAAAACTTTCTGCTGCTCCAGTAATGGCTACAGATTTACGTGCTTCTTTTTCTTTAGTTTTAGCAGCATTGGCGGCTGAAGGCGAAACCTTGATTGATCGTATTTATCATATCGACCGTGGTTACGAAGATATTGAAGCAAAATTACAAGGTTTAGGTGCCCAAATTAAGCGAGTAAGTTCATGAGCGATATGAGAAACGATGATCCTAATTTTGATGTAATGGGAAATTTTGATCATGGTTTAACATTGGCATTAAGTAAAGGTCGTATCTTGAAAGAAACGTTGCCTTTACTTGAAACAGCTGGAATTAACTTACTGGAAGATCCAGATAAATCACGTAAGTTAATTTTCCCAACCACACATAAACATGTGCGTATTTTGATTTTACGTGCATCTGACGTACCGACTTATGTTGAAAATGGTGCGGCAGATATTGGTGTTGCGGGTAAAGATGTGCTGATGGAGCATGGTGCTCAAAATGTCTATGAACCATTGGACTTAAAAATTGCCAACTGTAAGTTAATGACAGCGGGTAAAGTAGGGATGGAACGTCCGAAAGGTCGTTTAAAAATTGCCACTAAATATGTGAACTTAACCCGTCAATACTATGCAAGCTTAGGTGAGCAAGTCGATGTTATTAAGCTTTACGGTTCTATGGAACTTGCACCACTTGTGGGTTTAGGTGATTACATTGTGGACGTTGTCGACACTGGTAATACACTCCGTGCCAATGGTCTTGAACCACTTGAAGAGATTTGCAAAGTGTCTTCACGTTTAATTGTGAACAAAGCCAGCTTTAAACGTAAGCAAACCTTGCTTAATCCAATTCTTGCGCAGCTTGAAAAAGCAGTGGAAGAAAGAGAAGCGAAGAAAGCCTAATTTGATTTAAGTTAGAAAAACCGTCCGAAAGGGCGGTTTTTTAATATGTGAAGATAAAAGCAATAATATGCAAATGTGAGCATTAAAACATGTATTAATTGATAATATGCAAATAAAATAATATAAATAAAAATTTGTGGTATTTATAACAATAAAAATTAGGATAAAGAGCGCTAACGCATATTAAGTGTATGATATTTAATTAATAATAACCATACTTTTGTTGGATAAATATTTTGTTGTGTAATATAGAATTGATTAAAAAAAACGCTAAATCATTATAAAAGAGCTTAATTTTTATAAATATTTGTATAAAAAAATTAAAGCAGTTTTTAAATAAAATTAAGGGGCACAAAATGCAGAGTTTAGTTAAAAAATATCAAATGGCAATGTTTACTGTATTACTTACCAGTGGTTTAGTTGCATGTGGTGGTGGGAGTGATGGTGGATCTGATAATACTGATGATTTACCAGAAAACTTACCAGAAGCAATTTCACCTGAACTTTCTGAAGATTTTATTCCATTTGAAAATACTGATTTACTCACCTCATTAAAAGATCTTTTTAATGGAACAGTATCAGGAAGTACGAATTACAATAGAGCTTTAGGACATATGATTGGAGAAGTTTTTGCGGATTATCCAATTGCTAGAACGGGACGTTTAGTTCAATTGTATAACATGGGGGATAAAATATTTACTTGGAAAAATATCACATGTTCAAGCCTAACAGAATCGACTGATTCACAAACGTTGACGGTCAATAAAAATTGTGTGATGTTGGATAAAACTTTTAAGAGTGGTTCGCAAATTACAAAAACTGTTACTGGTGATACAACTACGATCACCTTTACTGGTGTCAGATATGGTTCGAATGTGGATTTTAGCCTTAAAGATGAATACCTAGTTTCAGGCTCCATTCAAAAAATTGTACAGCAGATAGGATCAATAAAAATTGAGCAATATAAAATAGGGAATTTGACCTATCAGCGCGTTGTTGAAAATGGCAATGGAGGAGAGGGTGAAACATTTAGTACGAATAGTAAGGAGTATTTACAAGCTAAAAATTACGATTATCAGCTAAAAACGGAAGATAATGTTCGTACCTTAACTACGAATGGCACAATTATTGGTCAACCCTTAAATGCAACGTTTAGATATAAGTTTACATATCAAACTGATGTTTTGAATCCTTTTAAAATGAACAAATTGGGTTTGATTTATCATCATTTACCAAATGCTGGAGGGGTATTAAATATTGAAGATCAATACAATGTTGATAATACAATTATAGTCAAACAATTAACAGATCAATCACTTAATGCGAGTATCGAATTTAAAGGTGAAAAAGTGGGCGATTTATTATGGTCAACGATTATTGGCAGTAAAAATTAAAATTTAGTAAAAGAGACGTTCCTTACAATGATCTATACAAGAAACGTCTTTTTTATATCTGAAAGTTAATTTAACAATTTGTTGAATTTAAAATGAGATCTTTTGTCATATTTGTTTATTGACTAATGTTCTAGTTCATTCAATTTCATGCCCACAAAGCCTATGAAACAAGGTAAACTTAATCTTTCTATAAACAACCTTGTGGGTAAATTGATGCGACGTTTATCGACTCAAGAGCAGAACTTCAAGCAAGTTTTTAAAGACTTGTTGGCTTTTGAAACAGTGAGTGATCCTGAGCTTTTAAAAACAGTAGACCAAATTATTGCGGATGTGCGCCAACATGGTGATGCACATGTGCTTAAACTCACTCAACAGTTCGATCGACATCCAGCGCATCAATTTTCAGATCTAGAACTGACACAAGACGAGTTAAAAGCAGCATTTGAAGGTTTAACAACGGAAGTACGTGAAGCACTAGAGCTTGCAGCCAATCGTGTTCGCGAATTCCATCAAGCGCAAAAGCAAGATGGTTGGACCTATGTTGATGCTTTAGGCAATACCTTGGGTCAAAAAGTGACACCGCTTGACCGTGTCGGTATTTATGTACCAGGTGGTTTGGCGTCTTATCCATCTTCAGTGCTGATGAATGCTGTTCCTGCACATGTTGCTGGTGTGCCTGAAATTATCATGGTGGTACCAGCCCCAAATGGTGAGTTAAATCCATTGGTACTTGCAGCAGCGTATTTGGCAGGTGTGAGTCGTGTATTTACTATTGGTGGTGCGCAAGCAGTTGCGGCTTTAGCTTATGGTACAGAAACAATTCCTTCTGTCGATAAAATTACAGGACCGGGTAACCGTTTCGTGGCTGCGGCAAAACGTGCGGTATTTGGTCAAGTCGGTATTGACATGATTGCAGGTCCTTCTGAAATTTTAGTGTATGCAGAAGGTACAAATAATGCTGAATGGTTAGCTATGGATTTATTGTCACAAGCTGAGCATGACACAGTGGCACAAGCAGTCTTCATTACCCCAGATGAAACTTTATTGAATGAAGTTGAACAGTGGATTGAAAAGCATTTACAAGCTTTACCAAAAGCAGATATTGCGCGTACGTCAATTGAAAACCGTGGCGCATTGGTTTTGGTCAAAGACCGTGCTGAAGGTATCGAACTGATTAATCAAGTTGCGCCTGAGCATTTGATGTTGTGTCTAGATGAAGCTGAAGCAATGGCAGAAGATATTCGCCATGCAGGTGCCATCTTCATGGGACGTTATACGCCAGAAGCAATTGGTGATTACTGTGCAGGTCCAAACCATGTTTTACCAACATCAGGGACAGCACGTTTTTCATCACCACTTGGCGTATATGATTTCCAAAAACGTTCAAGCTTGATCATGTGTTCTGAGCAAGGCGTGAAAACTTTAGCGAAAACTGCAGATATTTTGGCACAACAAGAAAACTTGGATGCCCATGCACGCTCTGCACGTTATCGTTATCAAGATTGATTTCATTATAGAGTGCTAGTCTTAGAGGAATCTTCTGCTCAATAATGTAGAAGAAAAAGTTCAAAGACTAGATAACATTGATTTAGAAATGAGTTAGTCCTCTCTTGCGCCACATATGGTTTGGGGAGGTTAGGAAAGGGGAATGATAACCTCTCCCTAACCCTCTCCTAAAAGGAGAGGGAACTCCGAGAAAATAAAATGTCGATCACTACAGAACAAATGCGTTTTTGGAGCCCTGAAGTACGTGAGTTAGAACCGTACACACCAGGTGAACAACCCAAAATCCAAAATTTATTAAAATTGAATACCAATGAAAACCCGTATCCGCCGTCACCGAAAGTGGTTGCAGCCGTACAAGCGGTTTTAGAAAATAATGCCGATGTATTGCGTTTATATCCCGACCCAGATGCAACAGCATTAAAACAAGCCATTGCAAAACAGCAATCTGTTCCTGTAGAAAATGTCTTTGTCGGTAATGGTTCAGACGAAGTTTTAGCACATATCTTCAAAGCATTTTTTGTGCAAGATAAGCCCATTCTTTATCCTGATATTACCTACAGCTTCTATCCTGTTTATAGTCAATTTTTTGGTTTGGCATCAAAGACTAAAATTTTGCCACTCAACGATGATTTTGAAATTGTGGTGGATGATTATAAACAGCCAAATGGCGGGATTATTATTACCAATCCGAATGCACCAACCAGTATTGCATTAGGATTGTCTGCGATTGAAGAAGTGCTTCAAGCAAACCCTGATTCAGTTGTGGTGATTGATGAAGCATATGTCGATTTTGGCGCGGAATCTGCTGTTGCTTTGGTGGAAAAATATGAGAATCTCGTCGTTTGCCAAACCACGTCTAAATCACGTTCGCTTGCAGGTTTACGTGTTGGTTTTGCCATTGCGCAGCCACATTTGATTGCAGCACTTGAAGCGGTAAAAAATAGCTTTAACTCTTATCCAATGGATCGTTTTGCGATTGCTGCTGCGGTGGCTTCATTTGAAGATCAGGAATACTTTGAAGCACAAAATGCCAAAGTCATCGCCAGCCGTGAAAAACTGGTTGAGCAACTCGCTGAAATTGGTTTTAAAGTATTACCATCTAAAGC contains these protein-coding regions:
- a CDS encoding RNA polymerase factor sigma-54 → MKLSVGLKVANSLSLTPQLQQAIRLLQLSSLELEQEVQLQLETNPLLEKVEDDNFAESLEQIQNEQLKNEQQSSKDLTNELNADHLPNDLPVDTDWDDVYTHQSTAMEMPDFEEREDNRFGHVSLKQHVLEQVNLLNFTPVDRLIAHCIVDALDDKGFLEADLEEIQTSVQQLLEQMDYDEEVELDEVVVVLKHIQRLEPTGVGARGLVECLFIQVEQLPNDTEYRREALILLKHYELLIANDLNRLLKQSGLKQDQLKPTVELLKTLKAYPGLEFEDKEQDYQIPDVVVSKKNDTWHVQLNPDILPKLRVNSFYANMIRRADPSDDNQYLRNQMLEAKNFIKSVDERHKTLLKVASCIVEHQREFLEVGAEGMKPMVLRDVADEVELHESTVSRVTTNKYLLTPRGLFELKYFFSSHVGTTTGGEASSTAIRAKIKKLISEENPRKPLSDNSLANILKEDGIDVARRTVAKYRESLHIPSSSDRKVLI
- the hpf gene encoding ribosome hibernation-promoting factor, HPF/YfiA family — encoded protein: MQITIRGHHLSITPAIEENIRFKFSQMTKHLDQVNSMQVKLSKDHQIDKRSKKGSANHIAEAIVRLPGIEFFAQATGDDMYASIKKLTEKIKKQLTRYRKMQMNFQPLPIS
- the ibaG gene encoding BolA family iron metabolism protein IbaG, translating into MNSEQLTEILKAAFPTADVAVSGQGGKFDLRIVDDQFEGKRTVARQQSVYAPLNDYIKSGEVHAVTIRAMTKEEWRKASLFGA
- the murA gene encoding UDP-N-acetylglucosamine 1-carboxyvinyltransferase — its product is MDKFLITGGVTLQGEVRISGAKNAALPLLAAMILADSPITLTNVPNLKDVNTLVKLISGLGVTMTYEGDKVTADVSTLDNQFAPYELVKTMRASILVLGPLVARYGSAKVSLPGGCAIGSRPVDQHLKALEALGAHIEVENGYVHAKVDGRLKGGEVVFDMVTVGGTENILTAAVLAEGVTTIRNAAREPEITDLANMLVKMGAKIEGIDTDTLVVTGVESLHGCEHAVVADRIETGSYLAAAAITGGKIKTTHTDPALMESVLEKFEEMGAEVTRGDDWIELDMMGKRPKAVSFRTLPHPDFPTDMQAQLMAVNAIGRGFATISETIFENRFMHVPELSRMGANIQVEGNDAVVTGVEKLSAAPVMATDLRASFSLVLAALAAEGETLIDRIYHIDRGYEDIEAKLQGLGAQIKRVSS
- the hisG gene encoding ATP phosphoribosyltransferase — protein: MSDMRNDDPNFDVMGNFDHGLTLALSKGRILKETLPLLETAGINLLEDPDKSRKLIFPTTHKHVRILILRASDVPTYVENGAADIGVAGKDVLMEHGAQNVYEPLDLKIANCKLMTAGKVGMERPKGRLKIATKYVNLTRQYYASLGEQVDVIKLYGSMELAPLVGLGDYIVDVVDTGNTLRANGLEPLEEICKVSSRLIVNKASFKRKQTLLNPILAQLEKAVEEREAKKA
- the hisD gene encoding histidinol dehydrogenase, whose product is MGKLMRRLSTQEQNFKQVFKDLLAFETVSDPELLKTVDQIIADVRQHGDAHVLKLTQQFDRHPAHQFSDLELTQDELKAAFEGLTTEVREALELAANRVREFHQAQKQDGWTYVDALGNTLGQKVTPLDRVGIYVPGGLASYPSSVLMNAVPAHVAGVPEIIMVVPAPNGELNPLVLAAAYLAGVSRVFTIGGAQAVAALAYGTETIPSVDKITGPGNRFVAAAKRAVFGQVGIDMIAGPSEILVYAEGTNNAEWLAMDLLSQAEHDTVAQAVFITPDETLLNEVEQWIEKHLQALPKADIARTSIENRGALVLVKDRAEGIELINQVAPEHLMLCLDEAEAMAEDIRHAGAIFMGRYTPEAIGDYCAGPNHVLPTSGTARFSSPLGVYDFQKRSSLIMCSEQGVKTLAKTADILAQQENLDAHARSARYRYQD
- the hisC gene encoding histidinol-phosphate transaminase, which produces MSITTEQMRFWSPEVRELEPYTPGEQPKIQNLLKLNTNENPYPPSPKVVAAVQAVLENNADVLRLYPDPDATALKQAIAKQQSVPVENVFVGNGSDEVLAHIFKAFFVQDKPILYPDITYSFYPVYSQFFGLASKTKILPLNDDFEIVVDDYKQPNGGIIITNPNAPTSIALGLSAIEEVLQANPDSVVVIDEAYVDFGAESAVALVEKYENLVVCQTTSKSRSLAGLRVGFAIAQPHLIAALEAVKNSFNSYPMDRFAIAAAVASFEDQEYFEAQNAKVIASREKLVEQLAEIGFKVLPSKANFIFASLPSKDAGELASELRERGIIVRYFNKPRINQFLRITIGTDEQNQRLVDTLKNDILI